Proteins encoded by one window of Rhipicephalus microplus isolate Deutch F79 unplaced genomic scaffold, USDA_Rmic scaffold_405, whole genome shotgun sequence:
- the LOC119174480 gene encoding trithorax group protein osa isoform X1 (The sequence of the model RefSeq protein was modified relative to this genomic sequence to represent the inferred CDS: added 328 bases not found in genome assembly), translating into MSCLEYRRVLPFSVLPGIGGVPPSSATAFARSLPYGDGFVRRGQVELSGGSEDEHGGGARSPAAGAVRGAAGTPPAPQQSPLRPTPSPGAPGPGGGPQPPGARSMSPAIGSQSNIPVPPRPSSSQSESSAPNHLSQPQLPQQGYNQQMQASMYATKMHQGIMSSSYPGPHYPQSNYPRQQGGLGAMPGYGPPQGPAGYPAGRMGTQGGYPYGNSQYGGYGGANSLMPPPPGPQYPKAAGAASTMGAVPPQAPGGPTRPMYLRQHLQQKMYGYSSPMTPPGGDGASPSPSEGGPPPPGGGPMPPGACYSQCPPAPMSGPSSLLSQQGGVGGSPPVTGPGQDGGRSQLAPPPTVLDEGSQASNASASSSLPEEHLGPADKGSSSKQPPMSHPPTPNTLPSPGGASMSSFHDEFESVSSPSWPRTPASPVSGRPRSQVVNSQVYEHHIIKRPDGLLKLYDMSEDPERRAFLDKLIVYNDERGTPITQCPTISKQPLDLFRLYLIVKDRGGFVEVTKAKHWKDVAGVLGIGASSSAAYTLRKQYIKHLLPFECKFDRGGIDPQPIISQLESASRKKTKGTMSPSGASQDYGPPAQTMESYPTSGGYHPGAPYPPSGPPSMMGASDYPCPPGYPPSNHVGGGCEPDGYPPSEEGPYPGEGYPPPHGYPQAPPYAAASQASLSGGSCGYAGPGGDQYGPAAPEGYPHEGGYNGRDPYSSSGYPMRPQAGAPPYPPQYQGSHYDRERYEQQQQAQQQQQQPQQPQQQQQGASGGAPPSSQPGATAVPPRSQPPPASQMGAGPPSAAEPLYQYGSSAAATGPVPPSQAAAAAGSYQSRPYPPGPQTTPGQAPPYSTPSPQGAAPPPPQGSTSEPYPPTRGPPDQAYQMARGPTPLPPRSIPKAPPVPPHPTPPQMYPGAGQQVYPGAVTPPQGQGGQPPPTASKAGPYPQQPTVQREAPYPKRHPDFMKPQEPYPPVPPHMGAGPPYVPPQPAQPPASQQYPDRSQYPYRPPHMMTPPPSSMPQQGWGRGGAESQYRGYPSNAYPPHSGAPPERWEGPRIGDGAPPTGAWGMSRGAPPAQGEPYPPQGPMIGAGGPQVNAMGHHKMAAAYARDRAYPPAGKMPPGGPYGPAPPSRKEVVFPPDSVEAVTPVATKRRRLYAKDVSPLEAWRLMMCLKSGLLAESTWALDVLSVLLYDDSTVLYFGLSHLPGLLETLMEHFRRCLSLVFNTPDDLELGFESKAEKEEVPEPERPWYLLDQDAPAKDPLEGLIVPTQIDICDRTSVLSGPSFTWRTRCGKAVRTRPDDDGSLHVVDGEKRWDVHEGFTASPEHWQLGGGEITAHIQTCFESDTNNVRFVRLLTPSKKNVERKVSASPHKVVTTSATPPVSQEESRSKLSDLLAKQKAANCKREPVVLIEDIRSKIKLEAGRVDHIKQEVKEEQNSNDRKRQEEEEQASKKVAEESRAEPEVVLESETNKQEEKTTVTSTPNTESEKEEEVVPSKEGDDSVCRTEEKVFPRLREDRPRKRPLPESTEEEAYCRDEPSLCVVSEAQEALGRRCVCISTLLRNLSFVPGNDAEMSKHAGLLVVLGRLLLLRHWHAPRRGAPRQFDQEESALDDHCSSLLAEREWWWDWLQALRENTLVCLANMAGQLALAPFPEEISLPLLDGLLHWATCGSACARDPLPHSTLSPQRLALEALCKLSVQESNVDLLLATPPWSRTEALLGQLARWLGRGQDQVLRELALVLLSNVAPAGSGAARAVALQGPCLAHLLAFVEQAEQSALQVANAQGVAALRENPELMGTTLDMVRRAAATLRCLARVPDNRPLFLQLQPRLLTLVMSQILDQGVAAILADVLFECSQQASPSPSSQSVPS; encoded by the exons GTTCACAGTCAAACATTCCTGTGCCTCCTCGACCCTCATCAAGTCAGTCTGAGAGCAGTGCGCCAAATCATCTTTCTCAACCACAGCTGCCTCAGCAAG GGTACAACCAACAAATGCAGGCATCAATGTATGCAACCAAGATGCATCAAGGAATCATGTCGTCATCCTATCCTGGTCCCCACTATCCCCAAA GCAACTACCCTAGGCAGCAAGGTGGCCTGGGTGCCATGCCTGGCTATGGTCCCCCTCAGGGTCCCGCCGGCTACCCGGCCGGGCGGATGGGCACGCAGGGTGGCTACCCGTATGGCAACTCGCAGTACGGTGGCTACGGAGGTGCCAACAGCCTGATGCCTCCCCCACCGGGTCCGCAATACCCAAAGGCGGCGGGTGCAGCCTCCACGATGGGGGCGGTGCCCCCGCAGGCTCCTGGCGGACCTACGCGTCCCATGTACCTGCGTCAACACCTTCAGCAGAAGATGTACGGCTACAGCAGCCCCATGACTCCACCAGGCGGGGACGGGGCTTCGCCATCTCCGTCGGAAGGCGGTCCCCCTCCCCCTGGCGGGGGTCCCATGCCACCCGGCGCCTGCTACTCGCAGTGTCCACCAGCACCTATGA GTGGGCCCTCCTCGCTGTTGTCGCAGCAGGGAGGTGTTGGAGGTAGCCCTCCCGTAACGGGTCCCGGCCAGGATGGGGGACGATCCCAACTTGCACCCCCACCCACAGTGTTGGACGAGGGGAGCCAGGCATCCAATGCGTCCGCCTCGTCCTCGCTGCCCGAGGAGCACCTTGGGCCGGCCGACAAGGGGAGCAGCAGCAAGCAGCCGCCCATGTCGCACCCGCCCACGCCCAACACCCTACCCTCTCCCGGGGGTGCCTCCATGTCCTCCTTCCACGACGAATTCGAGAGCGTCTCGAGCCCCAGTTGGCCACGGACGCCAGCGAGCCCAGTGAGTGGCCGTCCCAGATCCCAG GTTGTGAATAGCCAAGTATACGAACATCATATTATTAAG CGGCCAGACGGCCTCCTGAAACTGTACGACATGTCGGAAGACCCTGAGCGGAGGGCCTTCCTGGACAAGCTGATAGTGTACAACGACGAGCGTGGTACTCCCATCACCCAGTGCCCAACCATCAGCAAACAGCCCCTGGACTTGTTTCGCCTCTACCTCATCGTCAAGGATCGAGGTGGCTTCGTGGAA GTAACGAAGGCAAAGCATTGGAAGGATGTGGCTGGTGTGCTGGGCATCGGGGCCTCCTCTAGTGCTGCGTACACCCTGCGTAAGCAGTACATCAAGCATCTGCTGCCGTTCGAGTGCAAGTTTGACCGAGGGGGCATCGACCCTCAGCCCATTATCAGCCAGCTGGAGTCTGCCTCCCGAAAGAAGACCAAGGGAACCATGTCGCCTTCGG GTGCGAGTCAAGATTATGGGCCACCTGCCCAGACGATGGAGAGCTACCCGACCAGTGGAGGCTACCACCCTGGGGCACCCTACCCCCCGAGTGGTCCCCCCAGCATGATGGGGGCTTCCGACTACCCGTGCCCACCGGGCTACCCACCTTCGAACCACGTGGGTGGTGGCTGTGAGCCGGACGGTTATCCTCCTTCGGAGGAAGGGCCCTACCCAGGGGAGGGGTATCCCCCTCCGCACGGCTACCCCCAGGCACCTCCCTATGCGGCGGCCAGCCAGGCCAGTCTGAGTGGGGGCTCCTGTGGCTATGCGGGGCCTGGTGGTGATCAGTATGGGCCTGCTGCCCCCGAGGGCTACCCCCACGAGGGTGGCTACAATGGCAGAGACCCCTACAGCAGCAGTGGCTACCCCATGCGGCCGCAGGCAGGGGCACCGCCCTACCCACCCCAATACCAGGGAAGCCACTACGACAGGGAAAG GTACGAGCAgcaacagcaagcacagcagcagcagcaacagccacagcagccgcagcagcaacagcagggGGCGTCTGGGGGAGCTCCGCCATCGTCTCAACCAGGTGCAACGGCAGTGCCTCCGCGATCCCAGCCACCCCCGGCATCTCAGATGGGTGCCGGACCCCCAAGCGCCGCGGAGCCGCTGTACCAGTACGGCTCCTCCGCGGCAGCCACGGGGCCCGTGCCCCCATCGcaagcagcagcggcagcaggcAGCTACCAGAGCAGGCCCTACCCGCCGGGCCCACAGACCACGCCGGGCCAGGCACCGCCTTACTCCACGCCATCCCCCCAGGGGGCCGCCCCACCACCACCTCAGGGAAGCACCTCGGAACCCTACCCTCCAACCAGAGGTCCTCCAGATCAGGCCTATCAG ATGGCCCGTGGTCCAACCCCTTTACCCCCAAGATCAATACCCAAGGCACCTCCTGTACCCCCTCATCCTACACCTCCACAA ATGTACCCTGGAGCTGGCCAGCAGGTGTACCCGGGGGCCGTCACGCCACCGCAGGGCCAAGGAGGGCAACCTCCGCCTACGGCGAGCAAAGCCGGGCCGTACCCGCAGCAGCCCACCGTTCAGCGGGAAGCTCCTTACCCCAAGCGCCACCCGGACTTCATGAAGCCCCAGGAACCTTACCCGCCCGTACCACCGCACATGGGTGCGGGGCCCCCCTATGTGCCACCCCAGCCGGCACAACCACCGGCCTCGCAACAGTACCCAG ACCGCAGCCAGTACCCTTACCGGCCGCCTCACATGATGACGCCACCCCCTTCTTCTATGCCGCAGCAAG GCTGGGGACGTGGAGGAGCTGAGAGCCAATACCGCGGTTACCCAAGTAACGCCTACCCCCCCCACTCGGGGGCCCCCCCTGAGCGATGGGAGGGGCCCCGAATCGGTGATGGAGCACCCCCTACGGGGGCATGGGGAATGTCAAGGGGAGCACCGCCAGCACAGGGGGAACCCTACCCACCACAGGGTCCCATGATTGGCGCAGGGGGACCCCAGGTGAATGCCATGGGGCACCACAAGATGGCCGCTGCCTACGCTAGGGATCGGGCGTACCCGCCTGCCGGAAAAATGCCG CCGGGTGGCCCCTATGGGCCAGCGCCACCCTCTCGAAAGGAGGTGGTGTTTCCTCCGGACAGCGTGGAGGCGGTGACGCCTGTGGCGACCAAGCGCCGGCGGCTCTATGCCAAGGACGTCAGCCCCCTGGAGGCGTGGCGCCTCATGATGTGCCTCAAGTCGGGCCTGCTAGCCGAGAGCACCTGGGCCCTGGACGTGCTGTCCGTGCTGCTGTACGACGACTCGACTGTGCTCTACTTTGGCTTGTCACACCTGCCGGGCCTGCTAGAGACTCTGATGGAGCACTTTCGACGATGCCTTTCTTTAGTCTTCAACACCCCCGACGACCTCGAGCTGGGCTTCGAGTCCAAGGCAGAAAAGGAGGAGGTGCCCGAACCAGAGCGACCTTGGTACCTGCTGGACCAAGATGCCCCAGCGAAAGATCCGCTTGAGGGCCTCATTGTACCGACTCAGATCGATATTTGTGACCGCACGTCTGTGTTGTCGGGCCCCAGTTTTACTTGGCGGACACGGTGTGGCAAGGCTGTGCGTACCCGCCCCGATGATGACGGTTCTCTACACGTGGTCGACGGGGAGAAACGGTGGGATGTGCACGAGGGCTTTACCGCCTCACCGGAGCACTGGCAGCTAGGGGGCGGTGAGATCACGGCACACATTCAGACATGTTTTGAGAGCGACACGAACAATGTGCGTTTTGTGCGGCTGTTGACTCCGTCGAAGAAGAACGTCGAACGCAAAGTCAGTGCCTCGCCACACAAGGTGGTGACAACATCGGCAACGCCACCAGTGAGCCAGGAGGAATCCCGCTCCAAGCTGTCAGACCTGCTTGCCAAGCAGAAGGCGGCCAACTGCAAGCGAGAACCCGTGGTCTTGATTGAGGACATCCGATCCAAAATAAAACTGGAAGCTGGCAGGGTGGACCACATCAAGCAGGAAGTAAAGGAGGAACAGAATTCGAATGACAGGAAGCGACAGGAGGAAGAAGAGCAGGCTTCCAAAAAAGTGGCTGAGGAAAGTAGAGCAGAGCCAGAAGTTGTCCTGGAGAGTGAGACCAACAAGCAAGAGGAAAAGACGACGGTAACCTCAACACCCAACACTGAGAGTGAGAAGGAAGAGGAGGTGGTGCCTAGTAAAGAGGGTGATGATAGTGTGTGTCGGACCGAGGAGAAGGTGTTCCCGCGGCTTCGGGAGGATCGGCCACGAAAGCGGCCTCTTCCAGAATCCACGGAGGAGGAAGCGTACTGTCGCGATGAACCTTCACTGTGTGTGGTGTCCGAGGCCCAGGAGGCCTTGGGGCGCCGCTGTGTGTGTATCTCGACACTGTTGCGCAACCTGTCATTTGTGCCCGGGAACGATGCCGAGATGTCCAAGCATGCGGGTCTTTTGGTGGTGCTAGGGCGCCTGCTGTTACTACGGCACTGGCATGCCCCCCGGCGGGGTGCACCGCGCCAGTTCGACCAGGAGGAGAGCGCCCTAGACGACCACTGCAGTTCGCTGCTAGCAGAGCGTGAGTGGTGGTGGGACTGGCTGCAGGCTCTGCGCGAGAACACCCTCGTGTGCCTGGCCAACATGGCGGGGCAGCTTGCCCTGGCACCATTTCCCGAGGAGATATCCTTGCCCCTGCTCGACGGATTGCTTCATTGGGCGACGTGTGGATCGGCATGTGCGCGAGATCCTTTGCCTCATAGtaccctcagtccccagcggctcgCCCTGGAAGCCCTGTGCAAGCTGTCTGTGCAAGAGTCCAACGTAGACCTGCTTCTGGCCACGCCTCCTTGGAGTCGGACCGAGGCCCTTCTTGGACAGCTGGCCCGATGGCTGGGCCGCGGACAGGACCAGGTGCTTCGTGAGCTAGCTCTGGTGCTGCTTTCAAACGTGGCACCAGCAGGGAGTGGTGCAGCCCGCGCGGTGGCGCTACAGGGACCGTGCCTCGCCCATCTGTTGGCATTTGTCGAGCAGGCCGAGCAGAGTGCTCTGCAGGTGGCCAACGCCCAGGGAGTGGCGGCCCTACGTGAAAACCCCGAGCTGATGGGCACCACTCTGGACATGGTGCGGCGCGCAGCCGCAACTCTGCGCTGCCTAGCCAGGGTGCCCGACAATCGGCCCCTGTTCTTGCAGCTGCAGCCCCGCCTTCTCACCCTGGTCATGTCCCAGATCCTAGACCAGGGCGTTGCGGCCATCCTGGCTGACGTGCTCTTTGAGTGCTCGCAGCAGGCCTCCCCTTCCCCCTCGTCCCAGTCTGTCCCCTCCTAG